One part of the Candidatus Uhrbacteria bacterium CG10_big_fil_rev_8_21_14_0_10_50_16 genome encodes these proteins:
- a CDS encoding valine--tRNA ligase produces MPELPKAYEPSKQEDEIALKERESGLYSPENLPGNRTEVFSMVLPPPNATGTLHMGHAVMLAIQDILVRFARMQGKKTLWVPGTDHAAIATQVKVEKLLMKEEGKTRFDLGREVFLGRVDAFVEESRATIQHQVRSMGCSIDWTREAFTLDEPRNLAVRTMFKKMYDDGLIYRGYRVINWDPVGQTVISDDELVSKERAGKLYTFKYSKDFPITIATTRPETKVGDTAVAVHPSDERYKTFVGKTFNVLFAGAELKIKIIADEEVDPTFGTGALGVTPAHSVIDEGMAKRHNLEMIQVIDEQANMTEVAGTLVAGLPVLEARENIVAWLKDEGLLEAEEETTQMIATAERTGAVIEPLPKLQWFVDVEKEFAFKQSKHHPISALNDGEKVTLKSLMQHVVETKEVKIVPESFEKTYFHWINNLRPWCISRQLWYGHRVPAWYRGEDVFVGVDAPEGEGWIQDEDTLDTWFSAGMWTFSTLGWPNADAPDVQMYHPTTLLETGRDILFFWVARMILMSTYALGEVPFRYAYLHGMVRDDQGRKMSKSLDNIIDPLTMKETYGADATRLSLVVGSTPGNDVKLSEEKIAGFRNFVNKLWNIARFVFMSVSDVHKIDSAPAPVTDADAWILWELNRLIAGIPFMIGEPNFQLSLAAERLRDVTWSDFADWYVEVAKVQLQDPALKESTEDMLLYVLQCLLKMWHPYMPFVTTRLWEEFGSDKMLLIEDWPEIVSTDTKSPAVVNFENAKEIVTAIRATRASYKIDPVKTVDAIVTGETVDAMTATVEIIKRLGRVGTLTLRAGVERPEGSVSLVAGGHTIYIPLAGVIDLAAEKTRLQAELASVEAYTKSVGAKLNNQGFVDNAPAEAVQKEQEKLAEATARRDALQQQLEAFS; encoded by the coding sequence ATGCCAGAGCTCCCAAAGGCCTACGAGCCATCAAAACAGGAAGATGAGATCGCCTTAAAAGAACGCGAAAGCGGTTTATATTCCCCAGAAAACCTCCCAGGTAATAGAACGGAGGTTTTTTCTATGGTCTTGCCACCGCCCAACGCCACAGGAACGCTCCACATGGGGCACGCCGTGATGTTGGCGATTCAAGATATTTTGGTGCGGTTTGCACGTATGCAGGGAAAGAAAACCTTGTGGGTGCCAGGGACAGATCACGCGGCGATCGCCACACAGGTAAAGGTGGAAAAATTGTTAATGAAGGAAGAAGGGAAGACACGTTTTGATTTGGGTCGCGAAGTATTTTTAGGTCGCGTGGATGCGTTTGTGGAGGAGAGTCGCGCAACCATCCAACACCAGGTTCGCAGCATGGGTTGCAGCATCGATTGGACGCGTGAGGCGTTTACGTTGGACGAGCCGCGGAACCTAGCCGTGCGAACCATGTTTAAAAAAATGTACGACGATGGGCTCATTTATCGCGGGTACCGTGTGATCAACTGGGACCCGGTGGGGCAGACGGTGATCTCAGACGACGAGTTGGTGTCCAAGGAACGTGCAGGAAAACTCTACACATTCAAGTACAGCAAAGATTTTCCGATTACGATTGCAACCACACGGCCCGAGACAAAAGTGGGAGACACGGCGGTGGCGGTGCATCCAAGTGATGAACGATACAAAACGTTTGTTGGAAAAACGTTCAATGTTTTGTTCGCCGGCGCGGAATTGAAGATCAAAATTATTGCAGACGAAGAAGTAGATCCAACATTTGGAACGGGAGCGCTTGGTGTGACGCCGGCACATAGTGTGATCGACGAGGGCATGGCAAAACGTCACAATCTGGAAATGATTCAGGTGATTGATGAGCAGGCGAACATGACCGAGGTGGCTGGCACGTTGGTTGCAGGTCTTCCTGTGTTAGAGGCGCGTGAGAATATTGTGGCGTGGTTAAAGGATGAAGGATTGTTGGAGGCTGAGGAGGAGACGACGCAGATGATTGCCACGGCAGAACGCACTGGTGCCGTTATTGAGCCTCTTCCAAAACTTCAATGGTTTGTGGATGTGGAGAAAGAGTTTGCGTTTAAACAGTCTAAACATCACCCAATCTCGGCGTTAAATGATGGGGAAAAGGTGACGCTTAAATCGCTCATGCAGCACGTGGTGGAGACGAAGGAGGTAAAGATTGTCCCAGAATCGTTTGAGAAAACGTATTTTCATTGGATTAACAATCTGCGCCCTTGGTGTATTTCACGCCAGCTTTGGTACGGACATCGTGTGCCGGCTTGGTATAGGGGAGAAGATGTTTTTGTGGGAGTTGACGCGCCAGAAGGCGAAGGTTGGATACAGGATGAGGACACGCTCGACACCTGGTTTTCCGCGGGCATGTGGACGTTCTCCACACTCGGCTGGCCCAATGCGGACGCGCCTGATGTACAGATGTATCACCCAACAACCCTGTTGGAGACGGGCCGAGATATTTTGTTCTTCTGGGTGGCGCGCATGATTCTTATGTCCACGTATGCGCTCGGCGAGGTTCCGTTTAGATATGCGTATCTACACGGGATGGTGCGAGACGATCAAGGCCGCAAGATGAGTAAGTCATTGGACAACATCATTGATCCGCTGACCATGAAGGAAACGTATGGTGCCGATGCCACACGGTTGAGTCTTGTGGTGGGGTCGACTCCGGGGAATGACGTAAAACTTTCCGAGGAGAAGATTGCCGGCTTCCGCAACTTTGTGAATAAGCTATGGAACATTGCACGTTTTGTGTTCATGTCGGTGAGCGATGTGCACAAAATTGATTCAGCGCCCGCGCCTGTTACAGATGCAGATGCGTGGATTCTTTGGGAACTCAATCGGTTGATCGCAGGTATCCCATTTATGATTGGTGAGCCAAACTTTCAATTGTCGCTTGCTGCGGAACGATTACGAGATGTTACCTGGAGCGATTTTGCCGACTGGTATGTGGAGGTGGCCAAGGTTCAACTGCAAGACCCGGCGCTTAAAGAGAGTACGGAGGATATGCTGCTCTATGTGTTGCAATGCCTCTTAAAAATGTGGCATCCCTACATGCCGTTTGTCACCACACGATTGTGGGAGGAATTTGGATCGGACAAGATGCTTCTTATTGAAGACTGGCCAGAGATTGTCTCGACAGATACCAAATCACCTGCCGTGGTGAATTTTGAGAATGCAAAAGAGATCGTGACGGCGATTCGTGCAACGCGTGCGAGTTACAAGATTGATCCTGTAAAGACCGTGGACGCGATTGTAACAGGTGAGACGGTGGACGCAATGACAGCGACGGTGGAGATCATTAAGCGACTGGGTCGCGTGGGTACGCTAACGTTGCGTGCAGGCGTGGAGCGGCCTGAGGGGTCTGTTTCTCTTGTCGCAGGCGGCCACACAATCTACATCCCACTCGCGGGCGTGATTGATCTTGCTGCCGAGAAAACGCGATTACAAGCGGAATTAGCCTCGGTTGAAGCCTATACCAAGAGCGTCGGTGCCAAACTCAACAATCAAGGATTCGTTGATAATGCACCCGCGGAAGCCGTGCAAAAAGAGCAAGAAAAACTTGCTGAGGCAACCGCGCGACGAGACGCTCTACAGCAGCAATTGGAAGCGTTCTCTTGA
- a CDS encoding tyrosine--tRNA ligase: MFKKHKIITDPDKIHEVLSRGVDSVYPDADWLKKQLMSGKRLRLYLGWDPTTTDVHIGHTVQLWKMREFQRLGHEVILLMGTFTATLGDPTGKADARKALTLEETKRNAKGFAQKTKAIFDFPENPITIKYNHEWLAKMDLSDVIKLSSNFTVQQMLERDMFEKRMKEGLPIGLHEFLYPLMQGYDSVAMDVDLEVGGTDQTFNMLAGRTLQKRLNAKEKGVLTRPLLADASGRKIGKSEGNAINIDLAPEDLFGKVMTLPDDVIWPTFTMCTDVELARINEIKRELADDPRAAKAQLAWELVRIYNDAEAADRARAHFTSVFTNKAIPEEMPSFTLREGMTYVDVLEEAKICPSKSDARRQITQRAVKLDGQLVFDADAIARVGVLQKGKRHFVRLV, from the coding sequence ATGTTTAAAAAACACAAAATAATAACAGACCCCGACAAGATTCACGAAGTGCTTTCGCGCGGCGTGGATTCTGTTTACCCAGACGCCGATTGGCTTAAGAAGCAACTTATGAGCGGTAAGCGTTTGCGTTTGTATTTGGGGTGGGATCCAACGACGACGGACGTGCATATTGGTCACACGGTGCAACTGTGGAAGATGCGCGAGTTTCAACGATTGGGGCACGAGGTGATTTTGCTCATGGGAACGTTTACGGCAACGCTTGGCGATCCAACAGGTAAGGCAGACGCGCGCAAGGCACTTACGCTCGAGGAGACAAAACGTAACGCAAAAGGCTTTGCCCAAAAGACAAAAGCCATTTTTGATTTCCCGGAGAATCCCATCACCATCAAATACAACCACGAGTGGCTGGCCAAGATGGATCTCTCCGATGTGATCAAATTATCATCCAACTTCACCGTTCAACAGATGTTGGAGCGGGATATGTTTGAGAAGCGGATGAAGGAAGGACTGCCAATCGGACTCCATGAATTTTTGTATCCACTGATGCAAGGGTATGACTCGGTGGCAATGGATGTGGATTTGGAGGTAGGCGGAACGGATCAAACATTCAATATGTTGGCAGGACGTACCTTGCAAAAACGCCTCAACGCCAAAGAGAAAGGTGTGCTCACACGTCCGTTGTTGGCAGATGCATCTGGTCGCAAGATCGGAAAATCAGAAGGTAACGCAATCAATATTGATCTGGCTCCCGAGGATTTGTTTGGTAAGGTGATGACGTTACCGGACGATGTCATCTGGCCAACGTTTACCATGTGCACGGATGTGGAACTCGCACGTATCAATGAAATCAAACGCGAGTTAGCAGACGATCCGCGTGCAGCCAAGGCACAGCTTGCGTGGGAGTTGGTGCGGATTTACAACGATGCGGAGGCGGCAGACAGAGCGCGCGCGCATTTTACAAGTGTGTTTACCAACAAAGCGATTCCAGAGGAGATGCCATCGTTTACATTGCGTGAGGGGATGACGTATGTGGATGTGTTGGAGGAGGCAAAGATCTGTCCATCTAAGTCTGACGCACGACGTCAGATTACGCAACGTGCAGTTAAGTTAGATGGTCAACTCGTGTTTGATGCGGACGCCATCGCACGCGTGGGAGTGTTACAAAAAGGGAAGCGTCATTTTGTTCGTCTCGTCTAA